Proteins encoded by one window of Candidatus Binatus sp.:
- a CDS encoding SDR family oxidoreductase has translation MKEKSTNLLRDLDGKIAIVTGGTRGLGRAISLGLARMGATVAMNYRRDEASAAQTLAEVRAIAPRSMLVKADLEHESQVRAMVTRAASELGGLDILVANAAATAFKPLLEAKPHNLARTFALSVNGFVAAVQEASRVMGEGGRVLMISGMDSIRNLPGHGVLGAAKAALESMVRDFAFELGPRGVTVNALSVGWIDTDSARFYANYLGCSYEDLLRRCADRSALKRLPTLDEIAAVACLICLPAASYLTAQTIMVDGGFTLSFPAAQ, from the coding sequence TTGAAAGAGAAATCGACGAATTTGTTGCGCGACCTCGACGGCAAGATTGCGATCGTGACGGGCGGCACGCGCGGACTTGGCCGCGCCATCTCGCTCGGGCTGGCGCGGATGGGCGCGACGGTCGCGATGAACTACCGCCGCGACGAAGCGAGCGCCGCGCAAACGCTCGCGGAGGTCCGCGCGATCGCGCCGCGCTCGATGCTGGTCAAAGCCGACCTCGAGCACGAGTCGCAGGTGCGCGCGATGGTGACGCGCGCAGCCTCGGAGCTGGGCGGGCTCGACATCCTGGTTGCCAATGCGGCCGCGACCGCATTCAAGCCGCTGCTCGAAGCCAAGCCGCACAATCTCGCCCGCACCTTTGCGCTGAGCGTCAACGGATTCGTCGCTGCGGTTCAGGAAGCGAGCCGGGTGATGGGCGAGGGCGGGCGCGTGCTGATGATTTCGGGGATGGACTCGATTCGCAACCTGCCTGGCCACGGCGTGCTCGGCGCCGCAAAGGCCGCGCTGGAGAGCATGGTGCGCGACTTCGCCTTCGAGCTCGGCCCGCGCGGCGTCACGGTCAACGCCCTCAGCGTCGGTTGGATCGATACCGACTCGGCGCGCTTCTACGCGAACTACCTGGGCTGCTCGTACGAGGATCTTCTGCGCCGATGCGCCGATCGATCCGCGTTGAAGCGGCTGCCGACGCTCGACGAGATTGCCGCCGTCGCGTGCCTGATATGCCTGCCCGCGGCGAGCTACCTGA